The following are from one region of the Nymphaea colorata isolate Beijing-Zhang1983 chromosome 7, ASM883128v2, whole genome shotgun sequence genome:
- the LOC116257373 gene encoding nuclear pore complex protein NUP133 isoform X3 codes for MFSPASKRPNLGAHKGRSSIHGAPGSPATPPSNAHRPALGGLVPNRPDYGTPMPKSSRFSGVSSRIPLTKKTEKGADDQIQPVQIGEFPQVLRSAQASLLRKGVTDGCMISGGMDRNTCLSWMICGHQLFIWSYMSSVATQKCTVLDLPDVLLESSGYSTRSRHNNLLLCVVKWDEENRSSEVLENQCSVGVILVSGKTHALAYWNDIYSEPEKVAVFSHPKNEHKQIHEAKAIMADTSGNLSNLSECNSLIVSSVPDCVRHECLALACHSNGEVWLFRCTSDGVSREKIFAVLDNGSSGGMDSSTQYTRSLCWRCQDVSSKEYSRQFLILTNQKIQCWNINLTGEINASRLWCQEITGTDIEIGSQKDLTAQKQVCLLDMKVDDAGKELTILIATSCKDKVGNSNYIQYSVLKMQYNHALEMSKENGAPKNPKVLEKKGPIQVILASAQIEEDDFLTAMQLRIGGKPSGSAMILSRDGTATIAHFWREAASLYQFDLPWDAGNVIDGSVLLSMGCSQEGAWVILTEKNGIWAIPEKAILLGGVESSKQQSLPCLSANESSPGEEQRSVPFARDFGPRKASSEAWEIGDTGRPVLMGKIHQSAHDKEMEALVLNFFHDFLYSGKVEGVFDKLKNSKAFEKDGETNIFACASKSIVDTLPKHWTTTRGTEVVAMAVVSSQLVEKQQKHQKYLHFLALSKCHEELSFGQRRSLQIILEHGEKLASMICLRDLQNALSQKNSIDGSGGSETSGALWDLIQLVGEKARRNNVLLMDREAVEIFYSKVSEIEEIFSCIHHYISYISEKVHPSLSRIHRACEISKACTMLVSAAVNYRKIQSTWYPSPEGLCPWNCEPIVQSGLWSIASLILQLLKESQGSDPSIKKELVIHLEELTDVLLEAYAGSLTAKIEREEDYKGLQMEYAVRRDALLGPMYQHVKELAEAGYKDSCEGSEAPEMKDAILKEFSGHLIAIARRHAGYQTLWDISCDLNDTMLLRTLMYESMGLKEGRFSHFVFERLYENRQYSKILRLGEEFQEELVSFLEQHMDLLWLHEIFLNRFSSASDTLHKLALSQDDKFQMTNVESFNNENTRSSLSLVDRRRLLKLSKISAFTGRELDLEKIQRIEADLHILMVQRICFNRCPYLSTIAVFKPRVPLGGGFSSYAWRGLL; via the exons ATGTTCTCTCCTGCCAGCAAGAGGCCTAACTTGGGCGCCCACAAAGGCCGGAGCTCCATCCATGGCGCCCCCGGATCGCCTGCCACGCCGCCGTCGAATGCCCACAGGCCGGCCCTTGGCGGCCTTGTTCCTAATCGGCCGGATTACGGAACGCCTATGCCCAAGAGTTCGAGATTTTCCGGTGTCTCCAG TAGAATTCCtttaacaaagaaaacagaaaaaggagcAGATGACCAAATTCAGCCTGTACAAATAGGGGAATTTCCACAAGTACTTCGTAGTGCACAAGCTAGTTTACTTCGGAAGGGGGTGACTG atGGCTGCATGATATCTGGAGGCATGGATAGAAATACTTGCTTGTCCTGGATGATATGTGGTCATCAGCTTTTCATTTGGAGTTACATGTCCAGTGTGGCTACTCAAAAGTGCACAGTTCTTGATTTGCCTGATGTCCTTTTAGAAAGTTCAGGTTATTCTACAAGGTCAAGGCATAATAACTTATTACTCTGTGTTGTTAAATGGGATGAGGAGAATAGAAGCAGTGAAGTCTTGGAAAACCAGTGCTCTGTTGGTGTTATTTTAGTTAGCGGGAAAACACATGCTCTTGCATACTGGAATGATATATATTCGGAGCCTGAGAAGGTTGCAGTTTTTAGCCATCCAAAAAATGAGCATAAACAGATACATGAGGCAAAAGCTATAATGGCAGATACAAGTGGAAACTTGAGCAATCTATCGGAGTGTAACTCTTTGATTGTTTCTTCAGTTCCTGACTGTGTAAGGCATGAGTGCCTTGCCCTTGCCTGCCATTCAAATGGTGAGGTATGGCTCTTCAGGTGTACTTCTGATGGTGTATCTAGGGAAAAAATTTTTGCAGTGTTAGACAATGGTTCATCTGGGGGTATGGATAGTAGCACTCAATACACAAGATCATTATGTTGGCGTTGTCAGGATGTTTCCTCAAAGGAATATAGCCGGCAGTTTCTGATCCTTACAAATCAAAAGATTCAGTGTTGGAATATCAACCTTACAGGGGAAATAAATGCTTCTAGGCTATGGTGTCAGGAAATAACTGGCACGGATATTGAAATTGGCAGTCAGAAAGATCTGACTGCTCAAAAACAAGTCTGTCTTTTGGATATGAAGGTGGACGATGCTGGTAAAGAGCTGACAATTTTAATTGCTACTTCTTGTAAAGATAAAGTGGGAAATTCAAATTACATTCAGTATTCTGTACTGAAAATGCAGTATAACCATGCTCTTGAAATGTCCAAGGAAAATGGTGCACCTAAAAATCCAAAGGTCTTGGAGAAAAAAGGTCCTATTCAGGTGATCCTTGCTAGCGCTCAGATTGAGGAAGATGACTTTTTGACTGCCATGCAATTGCGTATTGGTGGGAAGCCTTCTGGATCTGCGATGATACTGTCTAGGGATGGGACTGCTACAATTGCTCATTTTTGGAGGGAAGCTGCTAGCCTCTATCAGTTTGATTTGCCGTGGGATGCAGGGAATGTAATTGATGGCTCAGTTCTTCTTTCCATGGGATGTTCACAGGAGGGTGCATGGGTCATACTTACTGAGAAAAATGGCATATGGGCTATTCCTGAAAAAGCTATTTTACTTGGAGGAGTAGAATCATCCAAGCAACAGAGTCTGCCCTGTCTTAGTGCAAATGAATCATCTCCTGGAGAAGAACAAAGAAGTGTTCCATTTGCAAGGGATTTTGGTCCTAGGAAGGCTAGCTCTGAAGCATGGGAGATTGGTGACACAGGAAGGCCTGTTTTGATGGGTAAAATTCACCAATCTGCTCATGATAAGGaaatggaagctttggttcttaatttttttcatgattttctttacTCTGGGAAAGTTGAAGGTGTGTTTGACAAGTTAAAAAATTCTAAAGCATTTGAGAAGGATGgtgaaacaaatatttttgcGTGTGCTAGCAAATCAATTGTAGATACACTTCCCAAGCATTGGACAACTACTAGGGGAACTGAAGTTGTAGCCATGGCTGTGGTGTCATCCCAGCTTGTGGAAAAGCAGCAGAAGCATCAGAAATATCTCCACTTTCTGGCTCTGTCAAAGTGCCATGAAGAATTGTCTTTCGGACAGC GACGATCTTTGCAAATTATTTTGGAGCATGGTGAGAAGCTTGCTAGCATGATCTGTTTGAGAGACTTGCAAAATGCACTTAGCCAAAAAAATTCCATTGATGGGTCTGGAGGTAGTGAAACATCTGGTGCTCTTTGGGatttaatccaattagttggtGAGAAAGCAAGGAGGAACAATGTGCTTTTAATGGATCGTGAAGCTGTAGAGATATTCTACAGCAAAGTTTCTGAAATTGAGGAGATCTTCTCATGTATACATCATTATATTTCATACATTTCAGAGAAAGTGCATCCATCTTTGTCCCGGATACATCGTGCTTGTGAAATCTCGAAAGCATGTACCATGTTGGTCAGTGCTGCTGTTAACTACAGGAAGATACAATCAACATGGTATCCATCTCCTGAAGGCTTATGTCCATGGAACTGTGAGCCTATAGTGCAATCTGGCCTTTGGAGCATAGCTTCCCTCATTCTTCAGCTGCTAAAGGAATCTCAGGGATCAGATCCATCCATAAAAAAGGAACTTGTTATCCACTTGGAAGAGCTTACTGATGTTCTTTTGGAAGCATATGCAGGGTCTCTCACTGCGAAGATAGAAAGAGAGGAAGACTACAAAGGATTGCAGATGGAATATGCTGTTAGACGGGATGCTCTCCTTGGTCCCATGTATCAACACGTGAAGGAGTTAGCAGAAGCTGGATATAAG GACTCATGTGAAGGTTCTGAAGCTCCTGAAATGAAAGATGCTATCCTTAAGGAGTTTTCTGGACATTTGATAGCTATTGCAAGAAGACATGCAGGCTATCAAACATTGTGGGACATTTCTTGTGACTTGAATGACACAATGCTTCTCCGAACCTTAATG TATGAGAGTATGGGATTGAAAGAAGGTCGGTTTAGTCATTTTGTCTTTGAGAGGCTTTATGAGAATCGTCAATATTCCAAGATTCTGAGGCTTGGGGAGGAGTTTCAGGAAGAGCTTGTTTCATTTCTTGAACAACATATGGATTTATTGTGGCTTCATGAGATATTCTTGAACCGTTTCTCATCTGCGTCAGATACCCTTCACAAATTGGCACTTTCTCAGGATGACAAATTCCAAATGACAAATGTTGAAAGTTTTAACAATGAGAATACAAGGTCTAGTCTGTCTCTTGTGGATCGAAGGCGTCTGTTGAAACTTTCCAAAATATCTGCATTCACAG GTCGTGAGCTTGATCTTGAGAAGATACAGCGCATTGAAGCAGATTTGCATATTTTGATGGTGCAG AGGATTTGCTTCAATCGCTGCCCGTACTTGTCAACAATTGCTGTGTTTAAGCCAAGGGTACCACTTGGAGGGGGTTTTAGTTCATACGCTTGGAGGGGGCTCTTGTAA